A region from the Pseudomonas sp. P8_229 genome encodes:
- a CDS encoding LysE family translocator, translating into MLSNYLGEFLALATIHFLAVVAPGPDFAVTIRQSVRFGRLVGICTALGIGAGISVHVLYTLLGVGALMHTTPWLLTVAKVVGGAYIFYLGICLIRSKPKTTLEGEQSTEEPLVEQSLFKAFSTGFLTNATNPKATLFFLAIFTTIISASTPLNIQALYGVWMCFVNALWFVIVALFFSSSRVRNLFMRMGHWFERSMGVILILFAGRLVLSM; encoded by the coding sequence ATGTTATCGAACTACCTGGGCGAGTTTCTGGCGCTGGCCACCATCCACTTTCTGGCCGTGGTCGCTCCCGGCCCGGATTTCGCCGTCACCATCCGCCAAAGCGTACGCTTCGGTCGACTGGTAGGCATTTGCACAGCACTGGGCATCGGGGCGGGTATTTCCGTGCATGTGTTGTATACCCTGCTTGGGGTCGGCGCCTTGATGCACACCACGCCATGGTTGCTGACGGTGGCCAAGGTCGTCGGGGGCGCCTACATCTTTTACCTCGGCATCTGCCTGATTCGCAGCAAGCCGAAAACCACGCTTGAGGGCGAGCAGAGCACGGAGGAGCCGCTGGTCGAGCAGTCGCTGTTCAAGGCGTTCAGCACCGGTTTTCTGACCAATGCCACGAACCCCAAGGCCACGCTGTTTTTCCTGGCGATCTTCACCACGATCATCAGCGCCAGCACGCCGCTGAACATTCAGGCGCTGTACGGGGTGTGGATGTGCTTCGTCAATGCGCTGTGGTTCGTGATCGTCGCGCTGTTTTTTTCCAGCAGCCGGGTGCGGAACCTGTTTATGCGCATGGGCCATTGGTTTGAACGCAGCATGGGGGTGATCCTGATTCTGTTCGCCGGACGACTGGTCTTGTCGATGTAA
- a CDS encoding LysR family transcriptional regulator, whose amino-acid sequence MSINLPLPLLGEMAIFVKVVETGSFSEAARQLGSSPSAISRSISRLEKALATRLLQRTTRKLRLSDGGEEVFKRCQEMVSAAKSVMEISGQFTHEAEGLVRVSVPKAVGRFVIHPHMPEFLRRYPKVDVELLLEDRQVDLIDDHVDLAIRITDSPPAGLVGRQLLTIDHLLCATPQYLAEHGTPTHPHDLLNHSCIYLGETPSDARWKFKKGSKAVTVGVRGRYAANHTGVRLGAVLQHIGIGSLPYFTARYALEQKLIVQVLPEWTFLASYHGGLWLLHSPTRYLPPKLRVFIDYLVECLEKEPTLSKPGRAGAPNNLAMAYELPESEGLL is encoded by the coding sequence GTGAGCATCAATCTCCCGCTGCCACTGCTCGGTGAAATGGCGATTTTCGTCAAGGTCGTGGAGACCGGCAGCTTTTCCGAGGCCGCCCGCCAGCTGGGTTCTTCGCCGTCAGCGATCAGTCGTAGCATTTCTCGCCTGGAAAAGGCGCTGGCTACGCGTTTGCTGCAGCGCACCACACGCAAACTACGCCTGAGTGACGGTGGTGAAGAAGTGTTCAAGCGCTGTCAGGAGATGGTCAGCGCTGCCAAGTCAGTGATGGAGATCAGCGGCCAGTTCACCCATGAGGCGGAAGGGCTGGTGCGGGTCAGCGTGCCGAAAGCGGTCGGGCGTTTTGTGATTCATCCACACATGCCCGAGTTTCTGCGGCGTTATCCCAAGGTCGATGTCGAGTTGCTGTTGGAAGACCGGCAGGTTGATCTGATCGACGATCATGTTGATCTGGCGATTCGTATCACTGACAGTCCGCCAGCCGGACTGGTCGGGCGTCAGTTGCTGACCATCGATCATTTGCTCTGCGCTACGCCGCAATACCTGGCCGAACACGGCACACCGACGCATCCGCATGACTTGCTCAATCACAGCTGCATTTATCTGGGTGAAACCCCAAGCGATGCGCGCTGGAAATTCAAGAAGGGCAGTAAAGCAGTGACCGTCGGCGTGCGTGGCCGCTATGCCGCCAACCATACCGGCGTGCGGTTGGGGGCGGTATTGCAGCACATCGGCATCGGCAGCCTGCCGTATTTCACCGCGCGTTATGCGCTTGAGCAGAAGCTGATTGTGCAGGTGTTGCCGGAGTGGACGTTCCTGGCTTCGTACCACGGTGGACTGTGGTTGCTGCACTCACCAACGCGCTATCTGCCACCGAAGTTGCGGGTGTTCATCGATTATCTGGTGGAGTGCCTGGAGAAGGAGCCGACGTTGAGCAAGCCGGGCAGGGCGGGGGCGCCAAACAACCTGGCGATGGCGTACGAGCTGCCTGAAAGCGAAGGATTGCTGTAA
- a CDS encoding acyl-CoA dehydrogenase → MLLLWILVLIVGVAYLAHRRIAPLPAFGIVAIYLLAMGIFSRAPGWLLLVFWVVLALVAAPLLLPDLRRKHFTAPLFNWFQKTLPPMSQTERDAIDAGTVWWDGELFSGRPDWDKLLSYPKAQLSEEEQAFIDGPTEELCAMVTDWQIGQSMDLPPEAWSHIKEHGFFALIIPKEFGGKGFSAYAHSQVAMKLATRSGDLASTVMVPNSLGPAELLLHYGTDEQRNHYLPRLARGDDIPCFALTGPLAGSDAGAMPDTGIICKGEWEGQEVIGLRLNWEKRYITLGPVATLLGLAFKAYDPDHLLGDKDDLGISLALIPTDTPGVEIGRRHLPLGAAFMNGPNSGKDVFIPLDFLIGGQEMLGKGWMMLMNCLSVGRSISLPAVGTGAAKFTSLVTGQYAQIREQFNVPLSAFEGIQEAMARIGGNAWMMDAARMLTANAVDLGEKPSVLSAILKYHLTERGRECISHAMDVHGGKAIIMGPNNYLGRSWNGAPIFITVEGANILSRNLMIFGQGAIRCHPFVLKEMALAGREDKDQALKEFDGLLLKHIGFAVGNAASTLVLNLGFGHFEPAPGDKISQGYFRALNRQAAAFAMLADFSMMLLGGELKRRERLSARLGDVLSNLYLASAALKRYHDLDSPAHMEPLFRWAMEESLGQSERALDELLSNFPNKVFGCLLRVIVFPFGRRHKGPSDKLGAEVAAVIGRAKGDPTLEELLAGCYRPQSADDAVGALQHASDLLNAAQPLHKKLHTSLKSGQVKPIAGENAIDAALEAGVLQPQEAQTLRDAEAARRKVIDVDDFDKEQLKQAEGKVR, encoded by the coding sequence ATGCTGTTGTTGTGGATACTGGTTCTGATCGTCGGTGTGGCGTACCTCGCCCACCGGCGCATCGCCCCGCTGCCCGCGTTCGGTATCGTCGCCATTTACCTGCTGGCGATGGGCATTTTCAGCCGCGCCCCGGGCTGGCTGTTGCTGGTGTTCTGGGTCGTGCTTGCGCTGGTTGCCGCGCCGTTGCTACTGCCTGACTTGCGCCGCAAACACTTCACCGCGCCGCTGTTCAACTGGTTCCAGAAAACCCTGCCGCCGATGTCGCAGACCGAACGCGACGCGATCGATGCCGGCACCGTGTGGTGGGACGGCGAGCTGTTCAGCGGCCGTCCGGACTGGGACAAACTGCTGTCCTATCCCAAGGCGCAACTGAGCGAGGAAGAACAGGCGTTCATCGACGGTCCGACCGAAGAGCTCTGCGCGATGGTCACTGACTGGCAGATCGGCCAGTCGATGGACCTGCCGCCCGAAGCCTGGAGCCACATCAAGGAACACGGCTTCTTCGCCCTGATCATTCCCAAGGAGTTCGGCGGCAAGGGCTTTTCCGCCTATGCCCACTCGCAAGTGGCGATGAAGCTCGCCACCCGCAGCGGCGACCTCGCCTCGACGGTGATGGTACCCAACTCCCTCGGCCCGGCCGAACTGCTGCTGCATTACGGCACCGATGAACAACGCAATCACTACCTGCCGCGACTGGCCCGTGGCGACGACATTCCGTGCTTCGCCCTCACCGGCCCGCTGGCCGGCTCCGACGCCGGCGCCATGCCCGACACCGGGATCATCTGCAAAGGCGAATGGGAAGGTCAGGAAGTCATCGGCCTGCGCCTGAACTGGGAAAAACGCTATATCACCCTCGGTCCGGTAGCGACCCTGCTCGGCCTCGCCTTCAAGGCCTACGACCCGGACCACTTGCTGGGCGACAAGGACGACCTCGGGATCAGCCTGGCGCTGATCCCCACCGATACCCCGGGCGTGGAAATCGGCCGTCGTCACCTGCCGCTGGGCGCAGCGTTCATGAACGGCCCGAATTCGGGCAAAGACGTGTTCATCCCGCTGGACTTCCTCATCGGTGGCCAGGAAATGCTCGGCAAGGGCTGGATGATGCTGATGAACTGCCTGTCGGTCGGGCGCTCGATTTCGCTGCCGGCCGTCGGCACTGGCGCGGCCAAGTTCACCAGTCTGGTGACCGGTCAGTACGCGCAGATTCGTGAACAGTTCAACGTGCCGCTCTCGGCCTTCGAAGGCATTCAGGAAGCGATGGCGCGCATCGGCGGCAACGCCTGGATGATGGACGCGGCGCGCATGCTCACCGCCAACGCGGTGGATCTGGGCGAAAAACCGTCAGTGCTGTCGGCGATCCTCAAGTACCACCTGACCGAACGCGGCCGCGAGTGCATCAGCCACGCCATGGACGTACACGGCGGCAAGGCGATCATCATGGGCCCGAACAACTATCTGGGGCGCAGCTGGAACGGCGCGCCGATCTTCATCACCGTGGAGGGCGCGAACATCCTTTCGCGCAACCTGATGATCTTCGGTCAGGGCGCCATTCGCTGCCATCCGTTCGTGCTCAAGGAAATGGCCCTGGCCGGGCGCGAGGACAAGGATCAGGCGTTGAAAGAGTTCGACGGCCTGCTGCTCAAGCACATCGGTTTTGCCGTCGGCAACGCGGCCAGTACCCTGGTGCTGAACCTGGGTTTCGGCCACTTCGAGCCTGCCCCCGGCGACAAGATCAGTCAGGGCTATTTCCGCGCACTCAACCGTCAGGCGGCGGCATTCGCGATGCTGGCCGACTTCAGCATGATGTTGCTGGGCGGCGAACTGAAACGCCGCGAACGCCTGTCGGCGCGTCTCGGCGATGTGCTGAGCAACCTGTATCTGGCCTCCGCCGCGCTCAAGCGTTATCACGACCTGGATTCGCCGGCGCACATGGAACCACTGTTCCGCTGGGCCATGGAAGAAAGCCTCGGCCAGTCGGAGCGGGCGCTGGATGAGCTGCTGAGCAACTTCCCGAACAAGGTGTTTGGCTGCCTGTTGCGGGTCATCGTGTTCCCGTTCGGTCGGCGCCACAAAGGTCCATCGGACAAGCTCGGCGCCGAAGTGGCCGCAGTGATCGGCCGGGCCAAAGGCGACCCGACCCTGGAAGAACTGCTCGCCGGCTGCTATCGCCCGCAGTCCGCCGACGATGCCGTCGGTGCCCTGCAACACGCCAGCGATCTGCTGAATGCCGCCCAACCGCTGCACAAAAAGCTGCACACGTCGCTCAAGAGCGGTCAGGTCAAACCGATCGCAGGCGAAAACGCGATCGATGCGGCGCTGGAGGCCGGAGTGTTGCAACCGCAGGAAGCACAGACCCTGCGCGATGCAGAGGCAGCACGGCGCAAAGTGATCGACGTCGATGACTTCGACAAGGAACAGCTGAAACAGGCAGAGGGCAAAGTCCGCTGA
- a CDS encoding PA2817 family protein codes for MSNVVADHLVLLDHLRSILVAVGEAEQVPEESHALFLERFDELLASLPIDPIESQYLGQDILTQVITRYPQIAHLIPRDLLWFFAGDCLHYLSDEEIDLYQALEERRYDAEQNDEPFDWNQEKQLLAMSAQDSKH; via the coding sequence GTGTCCAACGTCGTTGCCGATCATCTTGTGTTACTCGACCACCTGCGCAGTATTCTGGTCGCCGTAGGTGAGGCCGAACAGGTTCCCGAAGAGAGCCATGCCTTGTTCCTGGAGCGTTTCGACGAACTGCTGGCGTCCCTGCCGATCGATCCGATCGAAAGCCAGTATCTGGGCCAGGATATCCTGACCCAAGTGATCACCCGCTATCCGCAAATCGCCCATCTGATCCCACGGGATCTGCTGTGGTTCTTCGCGGGTGACTGCCTGCACTACCTGTCCGATGAAGAAATCGACCTGTATCAGGCGCTGGAAGAACGTCGCTACGACGCCGAACAGAATGATGAACCGTTCGACTGGAATCAGGAAAAACAGCTGTTGGCGATGTCTGCACAAGACAGCAAGCACTGA
- a CDS encoding 2OG-Fe(II) oxygenase: protein MMLDVERLDETCIKKLANEDVLAIRVKGFLPEPLAIQIGDKILAPGFEGYINAPSIGRIGMAFYEAENQPLLIEDYFERATSNIAELRNRCAPYSSPIDTLRCMLDESWPAGAHLENLYGRKMYVGLSRVVKPGVCFLAHHDIFAKDAPDSFQARSLEAQFACNVYLNMPTEGGALQVWDDDITPDQFDEMRGDSYGIDPALLGPPTLEVRPEPGDFIMFNSRCMHSVTPGVADPRLSLSFFVGYRGNASPLTFWS from the coding sequence ATGATGCTAGACGTCGAGCGTCTCGATGAGACGTGCATAAAAAAACTGGCCAACGAAGATGTCCTCGCCATCCGCGTCAAAGGCTTTTTGCCCGAACCGCTGGCGATCCAGATTGGCGACAAAATTCTTGCTCCGGGATTCGAAGGTTATATCAACGCGCCGAGCATCGGCCGCATCGGTATGGCGTTTTACGAGGCGGAAAACCAGCCGCTGCTGATCGAGGATTATTTCGAGCGTGCCACCAGCAACATCGCCGAACTGCGCAACCGTTGTGCGCCCTACTCCTCACCGATCGACACCCTGCGCTGCATGCTCGACGAATCATGGCCGGCCGGCGCCCATCTGGAAAACCTCTATGGCCGCAAGATGTATGTCGGCCTGTCGCGGGTAGTCAAACCCGGCGTGTGCTTCCTGGCCCATCACGACATTTTTGCCAAGGATGCGCCGGACAGCTTTCAGGCCCGCAGCCTGGAGGCGCAGTTCGCCTGCAACGTGTACCTGAACATGCCGACCGAGGGCGGTGCGCTGCAGGTGTGGGACGACGACATTACCCCGGATCAGTTCGACGAGATGCGCGGCGACAGTTACGGCATCGACCCGGCACTGCTCGGCCCGCCGACCCTTGAAGTGCGGCCGGAGCCAGGCGATTTCATCATGTTCAATTCGCGTTGCATGCACTCGGTGACCCCCGGTGTGGCAGATCCGCGACTGAGCCTTTCCTTCTTTGTCGGCTATCGCGGCAATGCTTCACCCCTGACCTTCTGGAGCTGA